GGGTTGGCGGTTAGAGTTTCTCGAAAATAGTAGCCGCTCCCTGCCCCACGCCCACGCACATGGTCACGAGGCCGTAGCGGGCTCCTTCGCGGCGCTGCATCTCGTGCAGCAGCGTAGCCGTAATGCGGGCCCCGCTGGCCCCCAGCGGGTGGCCGATGGCAATGGAGCCGCCGTTTACGTTCACCTTGTCCATGTCCAGCTCCAGGTCGCGCACACAGGCAATGCTCTGGGCGGCAAAGGCTTCGTTGAGCTCAATCAAATCCAGGTCGTTGATGGTCAGGCCGGCGCGCTGCAGCACCTTCTTGGTGGCGGGCACGGGCCCCACGCCCATCACCGACGGATCGACGCCGGCCACGGCCGAGCACACCACCCGGGCCATGGGCTTGAGGTTGTAGCGCTTCAGGGCTTCTTCACTCACCACCAGCACGGCCGCCGCCCCGTCGTTGATACCGGCCGAGTTGCCGGCCGTTACGGTGCCGTCCACGGGCTGAAAGGCGGGCCGGATGCTGGCCAGCTTCTCCATCGACGACAAACGCGGGGGCTCATCGGTGTCGAACAGAGCCGTGTCGCCCTTGGGGTTGGGCACGAATACCGGCACGATTTCGCGGCGGAAACGACCCTTCTCCAGGGCGCGCTGGTACTTGCGCTGCGAGTTGAAGGCAAACTCATCCTGCTCCTGCCGCGTGATGCCATACTTGCGGGCCACGATTTCGGCCGTCTCACCCATAGCATAGGGGTGGTGCATCTTGGAGAGCTTCTGGTTGATGAAGCGCCAGCCCAGCGTGGTGTCGTGGGCCGTCAGCTCGCGCCCGAAAGCCGTTTCCGACTTGGCCATCACGAACGGCGCCCGGGTCATGCTTTCCGAGCCGCCGGCCAGGTAAATATCCCCCTCGCCGCTCATAATGGCCCGCGAGGCATCCATGATGCTCTGCAAACCCGAGGCGCAGAGGCGGTTCACGGTCACACCGGGTACGGTGATGGGCAGGCCCGCCAGCAGGCCCGCCATGCGGGCCACGTTGCGGTTGTCTTCGCCGGCCTGGTTGGCGGCACCCATTATTACGTCTTCTACAGCCGCCTTATCCACGGATGGATTACGGCGTAACAGCTCGCGCAGCACGTGCGCGGCCAGGTCGTCGGGACGTACGCTGCTGAGGGCACCGGCAAATTTGGCAATCGGGGTGCGGACGGCGTCCACGATATAAGCAGTTGGCATTTTCTTGAATGCGGTTATTCCGGTCGTTGTTGGCTACTTTTGCCAGCCCGTCGCAGAGGTAGGCACGGGCCAGAGTTTCATAACTACAAAGATGATACAAAGAATTCAAAGCGTGTTTCTCTTCCTGCTGGCCCTGGCCATGATCAGCGTGGTGTTCCTGCCCATCTGGAGCAAACTCGACCCCGCCAGCGGCCAGGAGCTGGTGCTCACCGCCACCAAGCTGACCTATGCCCACGCCGACGCGGGCATGTCGGTTCCGACCAGCACCTACGCCATTGCGGCCCTGGCTTTGCTGTCGGCCGTGGTAGCCCTGTTCGAAATCTTCCAGTACCGCAACCGGTTTCTGCAGCTCAAGCTGGGCATGCTCAACCTGCTGCTGATTGCCGCCACGCTGGGCGCCTGCTTCTACTACTCGGGCGTCGGCGAAAAAATGCTCAACATCAAAATGCCCGGCACCTACGAAGCGGGTTTCTACCTGCCCACCGTAGCCCTGCTGCTGAACCTGCTGGCCAACCGCTTCATCCGCCGCGACGAGCAGCTCGTGCGCTCCATGGACCGTCTGCGCTAATCAGCCTCGCACCAAAAAAAAAGGCTCCCGCACTACTGCGGGAGCCTTTTTTTTTGAACTACAGAAGCTCAGCGCTTGGCGGCCTCCTGTACTTCCCGAATGCTGGACTCAAACTGAAACGAGTCGTACACGCGGTAGAAGTTCTGCTGATCGGCCACGTGCGGGTAAGCAAATTTGGCCAGCTCCACTTTGGAGTTCTCAAAATCCAGGGTGCCGAGCAGGCGCGTCAGGTCGTCGGCCTGAATGACGGATTGCTCCAGGGCCTGCTTGGCCACGCTCAGCCGGCTGCTGTCGAAGCTTTTGCTCCGCACGCTGTTGACCAACGCATCCACATCCTGGGCGCGCATCTGCCGGTAGCTGCTCACGGCCCCGCCGGGGTACTGGCCACCATTGGGCGGGTAGTTGTTGTAGTCGCCGTTGTTATAGCCACCATTGCCGCCATTGTTATAGCCGCCGTTACCACCGTTGTTGTAGTTTCCCGGGCCATTGCTGCCATAGGAGTCGTCGTAGTATCCGTCGTTGCGGCCGCCGCGGTCATCGTAGCGCGGGTCGTAGCCGCCGCCGCCGTAATGCCCACCCCGGGGGCCGCGCAGCGGTACGGCCGCTACTTTGCGCAGCACCGGTGGGTAGCCCTGCCGCGTTATCAGCACGTAGCTCGTTTCCAGGCCGGGGTCCAGGAATACGCGGGTGCGGTAGTTGATGGGACGGCCGTAGGGAGTCGGAATCAAAAATTCGGCCCAGTGGTAGCCGGGCACCAGCCGGTCGATGTGCACTTCGCGGGCCCCGCCTCGGGTCAGGGCGCGGCCATCAAATACGAGCTGAAACGGAATGCCGCGCTCCGAGGCAAAGTTCACGTTGGCCGGAGCGGCCTTGAGGTCGGCGGCCAGCAACACGAGCAGGCCGAAGCAGAGAAGTAGCGCCTTTTTCATGGCAACAAGAGCTAGCGGAAAAGCGGCCCATCCGCCTCCGTGTCACCTATAAATCCAAGGATTGTGCCAGTTCCGGAACTTCAGCCGCCGTCGGTTTGTTGCCGCAACTTTTTCGCAGCCGCTAAACGATATTCTACCAATCATAACTCAGCAAAAAGGCCCCGCACATTGCTGTGCGGGGCCTTTTTAGAATCAGAAATCGAATACGTTATTCCGAAATCTTGGTCACCTTGAACTCGGTGCGGCGGTTACGCTGGTAATCCTCCTCAGTCTTGGCATCCTTAATAACCGGCTTGGCTTCGCCGTAGCCTTTGGCCGTAATACGGCTCTTGTCGATGCCTTTCGAGATGATATAGTCCACAGCCGACTGCGCGCGTTTCTGCGATAGGGTCTGGTTGTAGGCATCCTTACCGCGCGAGTCGGTGTGCGAGCTCAGCTCAATCGTGATTTTGGGGTTGTCGTTCAGCGTCTGCACCAGCTTATCCAGCTCGGTGGCGGCATCGGTCCGGATATCCCACTTGTCGTAGTCGTAAAAGATGTTGTCGACCACGATGGCCTTGTTCTTCACGATTTTGGTCAGGGTCAGGGTAACGGGCACCTTGATGTCGTTCATCTCGTTGGGCAGTTCCTCCTGGCTGGGCTTGCGGCCCACGGTGCTCACGCCGTTGCGGGCCGTGAAGTAGCCGGCGCGGTCGGCAATAACCGAGTAGCTGGCCGCGGCCGAGTCGAGCTTGATGGTGAACTTGCCATCAGCTCCCGACGTCACCTCTTGCAGCTTCTGGCCTTTGCTGTCGAACAGGGCCACGGTTTCGTTGGCAACGGGCTGCGTCTCGCCGGTTTTGTCGTTGCGCTCGACCAGGGTGCCGTCGGCGTAGAAGGTGACGAGCTTCAGCGGCTTTTTGCGGAACATGTAGAGGTCGTCGCTGCCCTTGCCGCCCGAGCGGTTGGAGGCAAACACGCCCATGTCCTTGCCCGTGAAGAAGGGCGCGAAGTCGTCGCTGTTGCTATTGATCGGGGCACCCAGGTTTTCCACCTTGCCCTTTTTCACCATGAAGATGTCGAGCTTGCCCAGGCCGGGATGCCCGTCGGAGGAGAAGTACAGCGTGCCGTCGGGGGCTACGGCCGGGAAGTTTTCGTTACCGGGCGTGTTGATTTCCGGACCCAGGTTTTCGGCCGGCGTGAAGCGGCCATTAGCGCCCAGGGTGGCCTTATACAGGTCGTTGCCGCCCGAGCCACCTTTGCGGCCCGAAGCGAAATACAGCGTCTGCCCGTCGGGCGAGAATACCGGCGAGAAGTCGTCGGCGGTCCGGTCGTTGATGTTAATCAGCTTGGGCTCTTCCCACACGCCGTTCTTGAAGAACGAGGCCCACAAATCGACGCTGAGGTAGCCCTTCTTCGAGCCGTTGTTGGAGCGGGCAAACACGACCATCTTGCCATCGGGCGAGTAGGTGGCGCTGGCCTCGTGCATGTCTTCGGTATTGAAGGCCGGCTCGAGCTTGCGCACCGTGCCGCCGGTCATCTTGGCCTCGTCGTCAAATTTGATGGCGAACAGGTCGTTGAAGCCCTCCCCGTTGCCGGCGTACTTCTTCCCTTCCCGGCCCGAGGCAAACACCAGCTCCTTGGTAGTCGGCATCATGGTGGCGCTGAACTCGGCCGAGGGCGTGTTCAACTGATCCAGGGGCATCACCTCGTTGTTGGTTTGCATAGCCACAATCTGGGTGCCGAGGCGGGAGTTTTTGGCTTCCATTTCGGCCCGGGCCGCCAGCGTGCGGTTGGTACCGTTCTGGGTGTAAGCATCAAACTGGGTAGCCGCCTCATCGAACTTGCCGTTGGCTTTCAGGGCCAGCCCGTAATAAAAGGCTGCATCCGGATTTTTCACACCCCCATCCAACGCCGCTTTGTAGTAGCCCTCGGCCTGCTCGATACGGTTCGAGAGGCGGTACGACTCCGCCAAGCGGAAGTTGGCCATAGCAACGTTCTTGCCTTTGGCTACGTCCGCTTTGTACAGCTCAATTGCAGTTTCGTATTCACCGCGGGCAAAACGCTTATCGGCTTTGCTGATGCTACCCGTCGTAGCACAACTGCTCAGCATTGCGGCCGAACCCGCTGCGGCGCACACAAACAGTAATTTCCTCATGGATGTCTGAAGGTGGAATGGAAAGGTGGATGGCTCTGCAACATGCCAATTTGAGCCTAGCAATAATACTAAGTTTACCCAGTAATCCGCTCAGGGGCAAAAAAACATTTTGCCGGCCTAAAAATATTTTGCCAGCCACGTCGTTGCGGCCGGCGCCGGCCACGCCTGATGGAGCCGGCCATTTTCGGCCACCGTGTTGTCGAAATAGGGAGTTTCGGCGGTAAGTTGCCCAGCAGCAATGGCCTGCCGCAGCTCGCGCAGGTCAATCAGCCGCACCTGCCCCTCAACCAGAAAAGCCAGCTGCGACTTTTCCAGCAGCTGCA
This window of the Hymenobacter aquaticus genome carries:
- a CDS encoding thiolase family protein; translation: MPTAYIVDAVRTPIAKFAGALSSVRPDDLAAHVLRELLRRNPSVDKAAVEDVIMGAANQAGEDNRNVARMAGLLAGLPITVPGVTVNRLCASGLQSIMDASRAIMSGEGDIYLAGGSESMTRAPFVMAKSETAFGRELTAHDTTLGWRFINQKLSKMHHPYAMGETAEIVARKYGITRQEQDEFAFNSQRKYQRALEKGRFRREIVPVFVPNPKGDTALFDTDEPPRLSSMEKLASIRPAFQPVDGTVTAGNSAGINDGAAAVLVVSEEALKRYNLKPMARVVCSAVAGVDPSVMGVGPVPATKKVLQRAGLTINDLDLIELNEAFAAQSIACVRDLELDMDKVNVNGGSIAIGHPLGASGARITATLLHEMQRREGARYGLVTMCVGVGQGAATIFEKL
- a CDS encoding DUF4293 domain-containing protein, translating into MIQRIQSVFLFLLALAMISVVFLPIWSKLDPASGQELVLTATKLTYAHADAGMSVPTSTYAIAALALLSAVVALFEIFQYRNRFLQLKLGMLNLLLIAATLGACFYYSGVGEKMLNIKMPGTYEAGFYLPTVALLLNLLANRFIRRDEQLVRSMDRLR
- a CDS encoding DUF4476 domain-containing protein gives rise to the protein MKKALLLCFGLLVLLAADLKAAPANVNFASERGIPFQLVFDGRALTRGGAREVHIDRLVPGYHWAEFLIPTPYGRPINYRTRVFLDPGLETSYVLITRQGYPPVLRKVAAVPLRGPRGGHYGGGGYDPRYDDRGGRNDGYYDDSYGSNGPGNYNNGGNGGYNNGGNGGYNNGDYNNYPPNGGQYPGGAVSSYRQMRAQDVDALVNSVRSKSFDSSRLSVAKQALEQSVIQADDLTRLLGTLDFENSKVELAKFAYPHVADQQNFYRVYDSFQFESSIREVQEAAKR
- a CDS encoding OmpA family protein, producing the protein MRKLLFVCAAAGSAAMLSSCATTGSISKADKRFARGEYETAIELYKADVAKGKNVAMANFRLAESYRLSNRIEQAEGYYKAALDGGVKNPDAAFYYGLALKANGKFDEAATQFDAYTQNGTNRTLAARAEMEAKNSRLGTQIVAMQTNNEVMPLDQLNTPSAEFSATMMPTTKELVFASGREGKKYAGNGEGFNDLFAIKFDDEAKMTGGTVRKLEPAFNTEDMHEASATYSPDGKMVVFARSNNGSKKGYLSVDLWASFFKNGVWEEPKLININDRTADDFSPVFSPDGQTLYFASGRKGGSGGNDLYKATLGANGRFTPAENLGPEINTPGNENFPAVAPDGTLYFSSDGHPGLGKLDIFMVKKGKVENLGAPINSNSDDFAPFFTGKDMGVFASNRSGGKGSDDLYMFRKKPLKLVTFYADGTLVERNDKTGETQPVANETVALFDSKGQKLQEVTSGADGKFTIKLDSAAASYSVIADRAGYFTARNGVSTVGRKPSQEELPNEMNDIKVPVTLTLTKIVKNKAIVVDNIFYDYDKWDIRTDAATELDKLVQTLNDNPKITIELSSHTDSRGKDAYNQTLSQKRAQSAVDYIISKGIDKSRITAKGYGEAKPVIKDAKTEEDYQRNRRTEFKVTKISE